A window of Macrotis lagotis isolate mMagLag1 chromosome X, bilby.v1.9.chrom.fasta, whole genome shotgun sequence contains these coding sequences:
- the LOC141496997 gene encoding adenosine 5'-monophosphoramidase HINT1-like: MADKITKVQTAQQGGDIILGKIIHKEIPAKIIYEDDQCLAFHDVCPQAPTHFLVIPKKPITQISVAEEEDENLLGHLMIVGKKCAADLGLKKGYQMVINGGADGGNLSIISICMLLEDIR; the protein is encoded by the exons ATGGCAGACAAGATCACCAAGGTGCAGACTGCCCAACAGGGGGGAGACATCATCTTGGGCAAAATCATTCACAAGGAAATCCCAGCCa agataatttATGAGGATGACCAGTGTCTTGCTTTTCATGATGTTTGCCCACAAGCCCCAACACATTTCCTGGTGATACCTAAGAAACCCATTACCCAGATATCTGTGGCAGAAGAGGAGGATGAAAATCTTCTTGGACACTTAATGATTGTTGGCAAGAAATGTGCAGCTGACCTGGGGCTGAAGAAAGGTTATCAAATGGTTATCAATGGAGGTGCAGATGGGGGCAATTTGTCTATCATATCCATCTGCATGTTGTTGGAGGACATCAGATGA